The sequence ATTCTCAGATTTAACTTTTCTAATTCACGAATCATGGAAACAGCGGATTTGACGGCACGGAGAGCATCATCGTCTCGTTTGATAGGGGCGCCGAATATAGTCATGATAGCATCTCCGATAAACTTATCAATGGTCCCGTTAAATCTAAAAATTACATCTGTCATACGAGACAAATATTCATTTAAAAATTGAACAACTTCTTCGGCAGATCTTTGTTCTGCAAATTTTGTAAAAGATCGGATATCGGAAAAAAGAATGGTTACTTCCTTATTTTCTCCACCTGGTTCAAGTTGTACTTTGTTTTTGTAAAACTCGCTGACTAGTTGGGAAGGAAGATATCTTTCCATCATTTGTTTTGCATTTGCTTCTTTCACCATTTCGATATTGGAAACAGTAGTCACATAACCAACTGCTAAGATCATTCCGAAACCGATCATCATCGGTATTAAATCAAATGGATAACCTTCCCCTAATCCGATGGAAATCACCAGAAAATAAACAAAAGCAATGAAAGCCCCGAAGATGGTTCCGATTTTAGAATGTCTCAATAGATTGAACTGGTAAATGAAAATAGCACTAGTCATTGCGATAAAATAAATGAGTCCATTCTCTTTTTGGATGGTCGGATCTAAATAGATCATTAGGCCAATAATAAAATAATCGATGGTGATTGTGAAAAATTTTAAGTAATGTTTGTAAGGTAAAAATGTTACAACAGGCAATACGATACTAGCAAAAATAAGAAATATAAAGTCGAGTGTAACTGTTACTAAACTTGGGGTAACAATTGTGTATTTGATCCAACCAAGATACGATAATGAATCCATAATAGATGTTATGGAAAATAAAACGAACCTGACAAGGGCCACTGTCTTTTCGTTTTTCATCTCCCTTGAAATCAAAATCTCATCAACGATTGATTGTTTCATTTATCATTCCCTATATAAAATTCATAAAGTATTTCTAAACATAAGATTTTATGTTTAGGGTATTTTGAGACGCAATCGCCATTGTAGGTATGGAGTAGATGCAGTGGCGACTCAATTTTACTTCTTAAGGATTTTGTCTTACTGTAAAGGAAATAGGTAAGGGTTGTTCTAGATCCAACCAAACATTTCGAATGGTCCGATCCGATTCGCGGTAGTTTTGACCAAATCGGTTTCGCTGTGGCAAAGATTCGAGAAAATTTAATTCGAAAAGCGGTTTTCTTTATCTAAAGAATGGAAATTTTTTTTCCATAGAATTTACTTTCTGGAATCTAAATCGAATTGCGTTATTGAAAAGATATGTTAAGATACCCGATAACTTTCGACTGGTAAAGGATCTTATGAAAAAAATTATTTCATATTTTATTTTCTTCCTTTGTGTTTCTTTCTGTCCCGCACTTCGAAGTGAAACCCTCCTTTTGAAATCCGGAGAGAAATTGGAAGGCAATATCGTCGACCAAGACAAGGATTATGTGACCTTCAAACTTGCTGACGGAACTACAAAAGTTTATAAAAAAACTCAGATCAAAAAGATTTCATATGCTAAGGTCGTAGATCAGGCTTCCAAAAAGGAGGAGGCGCAGAAGATTGAAAAAGAGGAAGCCGAGAAAAAGAAAATAAAAGAAATGGAGCTAGCAGAAAAACAGAAAGCGGATTTCGAAAATAATAAACTCGAGGAGGAAAAACGCAAAGCCAACGAAGAAAAAGCCAAAAGAAGAGATGAGGAATTAGCAAAAACTAAACGTCATTATTTGGAAGCTTCATTCGGAATAGGAAATGGGAAAGAACAATCAGAATTAAGGCCATTTTACCAAACCATTCAATACGCTGGACTTTTATTTAGTAGCTCTGGTCAGGCAGAGATTCTTACCAATCCATATAAGACAGCTAACAATAGTAAATCTGGTAGAATTAAATATGTTTGGAATCGATTCTCACTTGAACTAAAAGGGATAGAAGCGAAGGGAATCATTGAACCCAATGGTTTTCAAACTTTATCTTTCGGAAGCGGTGGCGGATCTGGTGGTTCTTCTGGAGAAAGAGTTGTTAATATTCTTTTAGGTGATGCAAATTCAAAATTCCAAAAAGTTTCCTCTCGAATTGGTTTTACTCCTTATCCTTTGCCTTCTTTAGATCTCCAGGTAGTAGGTGGGATCGATAGGATTTGGACGAGTGCTAGTGAAGAAGTGGATAGCGTAGGAGGAATCACACCAACAGGTATGAATCCTGTTCGAATCAGTTATCGTGAATATTCTAGCAGTTTCCGAGGTGGAAGTTTAGGAATCGGATTTGAATACGAGTTTTTAGATCGATTTACTCTTCAAGGGCAATTTGTTCATATCAGTGGCAAAACTATATCCTCTGCAAAAAACTATGAATACAGGGCAAATGGGTCTAATGGAAGTTTTCTTCCTAATGCGACAGGTTTGGATTACTGGTGGACATCTAAGGGAAGAGAATTGAACCTAAGACTTTCGGCGAGAGTATATAATAACCTGAGCGTATTTATCGAAGCAAGTGATATGATATTGAAGAACACTTTGCAAACTGGTTATATATCAGATAATGAAGGTAGCTCTGATCAAATTGGTTTAAAATTGTTTGGACCAAAAATCATTATTCCTATTTTACACGATTCTAAAACAATACTTACCTACTACCAAATAGGTGCAAATTATCGTTTTGATTTTTGAAGTTTTCTGGAATTTCGCAAACTTCAATTTGGCTAATTCTTGTTCTGTTTTTGAAGGAATAAATAAGAAACAAAAATGATTACGAGTATCGAATCAAAAACAAGGGCAATGCCGGACCTCATAAGAAAAGATGTTCCATAAATAAGATTGAGTATCACAAAAATACTTTTGCTTACGGAAGCCACTACCAGAACCAAGTTGCGAGTATGTTCGTGATAGGCTCCATAAATCAGCATTCCACCAACAATGGCTATCAAAGCAGCCCAATTGCGAACAATAATATTGGCCAAATCTCCATTCAATGTATCACCAAATGTTAATGTTAGTCCTAAACTTGGGTGGAGTGCAGAAAGGAGCATGGAGCAGGTGATGATTCCTGAGCCGAGCATGATCCATTTGATATTAGAAAAGATTAAATTCATATTGAATACCTGGGTATTCAATGAAATAGAAGTCAAGAGAAATGTTTGATTTATTTTTTATCAATTTGAATTAGATTTATCTTTTGTTATCTTTTGAAACGATAAAACCTTGCGTTAGGAATCCGTAGGGCTTGGTCACCTGCCATCGTTAGATGGCTGGGGACGGGAGCGAACGCGCACCCCGAAGGAGTCCGACCCGAATTCTATCGGAACACGAAATTGAAATTCATTGGGAACGCTCAGAGATAAATTTGTAACGCTCACTATGAGATAATCGTCTAATATGTAAGTTCTATTTTTTTAAACCGGATATTCTAATGATTTCTTTGTTTTTTCTGATGCTCGGGAAAACTCTTCCTCTTTATTTCAATGTTCTGATCGGTTATCTTGCATCTAAAAAACTGGGTGTAGAGAGGGAGTCTATTGCAAGCCTTCTCATTTATGTGATTGGTCCGGTCGTTGTTTTTTTTGCGACGGTAAGCGTAAAGATAGATCTAGCACTCGCGTTGTTTCCTTTATTGCTTTTTATTCTCTCCAGTGTTCTTGCATTTGTAGTTTACTACTCTTGTCGAAAATATTGGCAGGATGGAACGGGTAATATCTTAGCGTTCACTGCAGGAACTGGGAATACTGGTTTTTTTGGGATTCCACTTGCGATGGTACTATTACCTTCGCATTTGGCGGATATTTATGTGTTTGCTGTTTTATCCTCTTTGTTGTATGAAAGTAGCACAGGTTTTTATGTTACCGCAAAAGGCAAACTAACAACGACAGATGTCCTTCGTAAGATACTTCGTTTGCCACCTCTTTATGCTTTTCTTCTCGCTTTAGTCTTCAATTTATTCGGATTGGAAATCCCTCGTGTATTATTTGAGTATGGTTCCTACTTTAAAGGAGCCTATGGAATTTTAGGGATGATGATTTTAGGAATGGGGCTTTCCGGTTTAAAAGATGGAGGTCATCTTGATTGGAAATTTATTAACCTTTCTCTTGTTTTTAAGTTTATTCTTTGGCCACTTTTAATGTTTGGTTTGATTGCATTGGATCATTATATCCTTCACTATCTAAATCCAGAGTTTTATATAGTGGCGATCATATTTGCATTAGTGCCAATGGCAGGGAATACGGTGACTCTCGCGGTTTTACTCAAGACGAAACCGGAAAAAGCTTCCATCGCCGTTTTTATTAGTACGGTGATTGCGATTCTTTATATTCCCCTTATGCTTGTTCTTACAGGTTTACTTCCGTTTCCAGTTCCATTGGATTTTAACAAATTATAGATCAGAATTGGTTGTGAATCAATCGTGAGACCGCTTGACATCTTTCTAAGGAAACAGCTCTTATTAAGTTTATTGGGAACGACCAAAAGAAAAGAATTAGGTTCCTTTTGGCTTAAGCAATTTTTCCCATACGTTTTAATACGTGTTCTGCCATCCCGCCAGCTATCTGTTGTTCGCTGAGGAAAATTTTTCCAATTGCTTCTTCGGTCCACAACTTGGCCTCATCTTCGTTGTGGGTGCGAATCACAGTTTCGATTTTTGGATTCAACTTCCTTGCGATTTCAACCATCTGGCGCACATGGAATGTATTGGATGTTGCAGCCACGAGTAAACTTGCATTTGCAATGTGTGCTTGCACTAATACATTTGGGTCGGAAGCATCACCACATACTGCGGGTATTTCTCGTGCGCGCAATTTTTCCACAACTTCACGGTTTGATTCCGCAACAACGTACGGGATTTTGTGTTCATCTAGAATATTGGCAATGCGTCTTCCGACTCGTCCATAACCAACTAATACCACCTGGCCAGATAAAAAAACATTCGCCGTAGACATTGGAAGCATGGAAAGTGGATCATCGGGCATTT is a genomic window of Leptospira brenneri containing:
- a CDS encoding LA_0442/LA_0875 N-terminal domain-containing protein, translated to MKKIISYFIFFLCVSFCPALRSETLLLKSGEKLEGNIVDQDKDYVTFKLADGTTKVYKKTQIKKISYAKVVDQASKKEEAQKIEKEEAEKKKIKEMELAEKQKADFENNKLEEEKRKANEEKAKRRDEELAKTKRHYLEASFGIGNGKEQSELRPFYQTIQYAGLLFSSSGQAEILTNPYKTANNSKSGRIKYVWNRFSLELKGIEAKGIIEPNGFQTLSFGSGGGSGGSSGERVVNILLGDANSKFQKVSSRIGFTPYPLPSLDLQVVGGIDRIWTSASEEVDSVGGITPTGMNPVRISYREYSSSFRGGSLGIGFEYEFLDRFTLQGQFVHISGKTISSAKNYEYRANGSNGSFLPNATGLDYWWTSKGRELNLRLSARVYNNLSVFIEASDMILKNTLQTGYISDNEGSSDQIGLKLFGPKIIIPILHDSKTILTYYQIGANYRFDF
- a CDS encoding adenylate/guanylate cyclase domain-containing protein, with the protein product MKQSIVDEILISREMKNEKTVALVRFVLFSITSIMDSLSYLGWIKYTIVTPSLVTVTLDFIFLIFASIVLPVVTFLPYKHYLKFFTITIDYFIIGLMIYLDPTIQKENGLIYFIAMTSAIFIYQFNLLRHSKIGTIFGAFIAFVYFLVISIGLGEGYPFDLIPMMIGFGMILAVGYVTTVSNIEMVKEANAKQMMERYLPSQLVSEFYKNKVQLEPGGENKEVTILFSDIRSFTKFAEQRSAEEVVQFLNEYLSRMTDVIFRFNGTIDKFIGDAIMTIFGAPIKRDDDALRAVKSAVSMIRELEKLNLRMNSPVDKLEVGIGIHTGEAIVGNIGSDRRLDYTVIGDNVNLASRIEGLTKHYNCPILISESTFKQVDGKYSLEDGFEIREIDQVIVKGKSKPITVYEVICLAT
- a CDS encoding AEC family transporter, which encodes MISLFFLMLGKTLPLYFNVLIGYLASKKLGVERESIASLLIYVIGPVVVFFATVSVKIDLALALFPLLLFILSSVLAFVVYYSCRKYWQDGTGNILAFTAGTGNTGFFGIPLAMVLLPSHLADIYVFAVLSSLLYESSTGFYVTAKGKLTTTDVLRKILRLPPLYAFLLALVFNLFGLEIPRVLFEYGSYFKGAYGILGMMILGMGLSGLKDGGHLDWKFINLSLVFKFILWPLLMFGLIALDHYILHYLNPEFYIVAIIFALVPMAGNTVTLAVLLKTKPEKASIAVFISTVIAILYIPLMLVLTGLLPFPVPLDFNKL